CTATGTATCTCCCCAGCCCCTTGGCAATCCGGACATATTTCCGGTTGCGAACCGGGTGTAACGCCGCTGCCGCCGCATACCTCACACCCTACTAGACGGGCGATCTCAACTTCCTTCGCGATGCCAAAAACAGCCTCTTCGAACTCCGTCGTGAGATCGAGGCTTAAATCGGAACCCCGCTGAGCCGTACTGCTTGTGCGCCTGCCCTGGTTTGCAGCACCGCCGAAAAACATATCAAAGATATCGCCAAACGCCGATTCGAAGCCGCCAAAACCAGAAAAATCGCTTCCGCCGAAGCCGCCAAACTGCGGGCCTCCCTTAGCGGAGCCAAACGTATCGTAGTTACGGCGCTTTTCCGGATCGCTTAAAACGTCGTAGGCCTCGTTGACCTCTTTAAACTTGGCCTCGGCATCCGGATCGTGCTGGTTAACGTCTGGATGATATTGCCGGGCCTGCTTGCGATATGCTTTTTTAATCTCGTCTTGCGACGCATCTTTCGACACGCCGAGTAATTCGTAAAAATCTTGTGCCATATCTCTTTTCTACCTCGGAATCTATGATCTTAGTTCGCGTAACGCTTTAGTCAGGTTGCCGGCGATGAACTCGACGGCTGAAATGGCCCGCGCGTAGTTCATCCTGGTCGGCCCAATAATACCGATCGTACCGAGAACCTCACCGTCTACCTCGTAGCTGCTTGCTACTAGGCTACAATCCTTGATATCTTTATCGGTGTTTTCAGAACCGATGCGCACGAAAACCTTGTCGCTCCTGTATGGATCCTCAAGCCACTGCAATAATCGATACCCATGTTCGAGCGAGCTTAAAAGCGATTGCACTTTATGTAAGTCCTCAAATTCGGGCTGATAGAGGATGCTCGATGTGCCGCTTAGAAATACTCGTTCTTTATCTTCACCACTCACAATATCGATTATCTCATCAATGAGCTTGTGTACCAGCTTGGCCGATTGCGGGTCGAGAAGCTCAAGCGTATCTTTAACCGTCGCAATCTCAGATGATCTCAAACCCTGGAGCGCTTCGTTAAGTACTCGCTCTATTATATCAATAGAACCGCCAACCATCCCGGCTGCAATCGTACGTTTTAAAACCTGACCTTTGTCGGTAATAAGCACCAGCAGCACATGTCGCGGCGAGAGCGTTATGACGTCGATGTGTTTGATGGCGCTTTGCGTAAACGCGGGAGCGAGCACCACCGAAA
This window of the Candidatus Aquicultor sp. genome carries:
- the hrcA gene encoding heat-inducible transcriptional repressor HrcA, whose amino-acid sequence is MLDARKKAILFVAVQEYILSAEPVSSQRLVEKYQLGISSATVRHELSQLEELGYLHQPHTSAGRIPTDIAYRYYVDSTSSKPGLTGQEEKSITQLFSALNKEMEQLLRETTKVLSDLTKQVSVVLAPAFTQSAIKHIDVITLSPRHVLLVLITDKGQVLKRTIAAGMVGGSIDIIERVLNEALQGLRSSEIATVKDTLELLDPQSAKLVHKLIDEIIDIVSGEDKERVFLSGTSSILYQPEFEDLHKVQSLLSSLEHGYRLLQWLEDPYRSDKVFVRIGSENTDKDIKDCSLVASSYEVDGEVLGTIGIIGPTRMNYARAISAVEFIAGNLTKALRELRS